CTCAGATCCCCGACTTCTTTGAGAAGTCGGGGATCTTGTTGTTGAGAGTATCTACCAGAAAAGTCCTCAGTAACCTGAGATTTGATCACCGTGACGGTTTTGGTAACTATAAAGGATACAATACTTCAAATACACGGTAGTGGTAACTATATCTTTATAAAACGACGGTGATGAAAAAAATTCTTATTTTAACCGCTAACCCCACCAACACAAAACCGTTGCGTTTAAGTGAAGAAGTCAGGGAAATCAAAAGTGCTTGGGAGCGTTCCCAAAACCGTGAACAATTTATAATTATTGTGGAAGAAGCAGTCCGTCTTCAAGAATTTCGTCGTACCCTATTAGATCATAAGCCAGATATTGTGCATTTCTCAGGACATGGTGGAGGAGAACAGGGTTTAGCTTTAATGGCAGATAATGGAGAAGCCTTTTTAGTCAAAGTTGCTCCTTTAGCTAAATTGTTTAAAGCATTACAAGAAATCTTTTTTATTGATTGTGTTTTTCTCAATGCTTGTTATTCAGATGTACAAGCAGAAGATATTTATCCTTATGTTAATTATGTCGTCGGGATGAATCAAAAAATTGGTGATGAAGCCGCTAAACAATTTGCTATTGGTTTCTACGATACTTTATTTGCAGGACAATCAATTAAAAGTGCTTTTGATTTAGGATGTAATGCGATTGAAATGGAAAATATTCCAGAGCATTTAACTCCGGTTTTGAGGACAAAAGATTCAACAACTAAAAAAGCTATTATTCAGGGTGTACCTGAGTCGAAATCTGAACCTATTCAACTAAGAGATATTAATATTCCTTTTGAAAATTTAGATGGTCAAGTCCCCCTAAATTCTCCCTTTTATGTTGAACGTCCTCCCATTGAAGCTACCTGTTATACTGCTATTGTAAAACCTGGGGCATTAATTAGGATTAAAGCACCTCGACAAATGGGGAAAACTTCATTAATGAGTAGGATTTTAGATCAAGGAGAAAAGCAAGGTTATCGAACAGGATTTATTAATTTATGGAGTCGAGAATTATTTAAAAATCTGGATAGTTTTTTAGAGTCTTTTTGTGCCAATGTCAGTTTAGAATTAGGGATTGAAGAAAAGATAGATCAATATTGGAAACCTCAGCGTTATAGCAGTCAAACTAATTGTACAAATTACTTCCAATCCTATCTTTTAAAAGAATTGCAACAGCCTGTAATTCTAGGATTAGATGAGGTAGATAGAATCTTTCAATATAGTGAAATCGCTGATGAATTTTTCACTATGTTACGTTCATGGCATGAAAAAGGCAAAAATAATGAAACTTGGCAAAAACTGAGATTAGTTATTTCCCATTCTCAAGAAGTTTATATTTCTTTGGATGTGAATAAATCTCCTTTTAATGTGGGTTTACCAATTGATTTAAATAAGTTTAGTTTAGCACAGGTTCAGGATTTAGTTAAACGACATGGGTTGCAATGGTCAGATACAGAAATTAATCAATTAATGGGGATGATTGACGGTCATACTTATTTGGTGAGAACAGCATTATATCATATTGCCACTAACGACTTAACTTTAAAGCAATTTTTAGCAATTGCTCCCACTGAAGAAGGATTATATGAAGACCATTTGTATCGTCATCTTTTAATTTTGGAAGAAAATAAACAACTAAAATCAGCCATGTTAAAATTAGTGAATAGTGATGATGCAGTTACATTAGAACCAATTTATGCTTTTAAATTAAAAAGTATGGGATTAGCAGAATCAAAAGGTAATAAGGTAATTCCCCTGTGTAATTTGTATCGTATTTATTTTAGCGATCGCTTGCAAGATTAATTGATGTCATTTAAAATAATGACAATTAACTAAATTTAACCACTGATAATTGGTAATTGGTAATTGGTAATTGGTGATAAAATCCCCATTCTCATCCTGTTTATCCTTTAATCCTGGAAATCCTGATTCAGACAGTTTAGACATAAAAATGGAAAATTTAAACTCAGTTAATTATGAATATCAAGTAGGTGGTTCGCTCCCAGCTTCTGCTCCTACTTATGTTACCAGAAAAGCCGATAATGAACTATATCAAGCCATAAAAAAGGGAGAATTTTGTTATGTTTTAAAAAACTCCCGACAAATGGGTAAATCTTCTTTAAGAGTTCAAACAATGAAACGGCTTAAAGAAGTAGATGGATTTGCTTGTGCTGCTATTGATTTAACTGATATTGGTTCAGCCAATATTACTCCTTTACAATGGTATGCAGGAATTATTAATGAATTAATTAATACCTTTGAATTAAATGAAAAATGTGATATAGATAGTTGGTGGGATAAATATGACCAAGAATCTTTGTCTGCGGTTAATTTCTTTGGTAATTTTCTCCGAGATATTCTTTTAAAATATGTTGAATCAAATATCGTTATTTTTATAGATGAAATTGATAGTATCATCAGTTTACAGTTTAATGTTGATGATTTTTTTGCTCTAATTCGCTCTTTTTATAATCGTCGAGTTGATAATATTGAATATAATCGTCTGAGTTTTGTATTATTAGGTGTAGCTACTCCCAGCGATTTAATTCAAGATAAAACTCGAACTCCTTTTAATATTGGTTATGGCGTAG
The window above is part of the Dolichospermum sp. DET69 genome. Proteins encoded here:
- a CDS encoding AAA-like domain-containing protein; translation: MKKILILTANPTNTKPLRLSEEVREIKSAWERSQNREQFIIIVEEAVRLQEFRRTLLDHKPDIVHFSGHGGGEQGLALMADNGEAFLVKVAPLAKLFKALQEIFFIDCVFLNACYSDVQAEDIYPYVNYVVGMNQKIGDEAAKQFAIGFYDTLFAGQSIKSAFDLGCNAIEMENIPEHLTPVLRTKDSTTKKAIIQGVPESKSEPIQLRDINIPFENLDGQVPLNSPFYVERPPIEATCYTAIVKPGALIRIKAPRQMGKTSLMSRILDQGEKQGYRTGFINLWSRELFKNLDSFLESFCANVSLELGIEEKIDQYWKPQRYSSQTNCTNYFQSYLLKELQQPVILGLDEVDRIFQYSEIADEFFTMLRSWHEKGKNNETWQKLRLVISHSQEVYISLDVNKSPFNVGLPIDLNKFSLAQVQDLVKRHGLQWSDTEINQLMGMIDGHTYLVRTALYHIATNDLTLKQFLAIAPTEEGLYEDHLYRHLLILEENKQLKSAMLKLVNSDDAVTLEPIYAFKLKSMGLAESKGNKVIPLCNLYRIYFSDRLQD